In Mercurialis annua linkage group LG5, ddMerAnnu1.2, whole genome shotgun sequence, a single genomic region encodes these proteins:
- the LOC126680843 gene encoding uncharacterized protein LOC126680843 — protein MRFTKGSRVEVFSTKYVPMGAWLCAEIISGNGHTYSVQYGWFPLNEEEVVVEKVARKVIRPCPPPVQGEVRWVLGDLVEVFDDCSWKTAKIVKAIGDDNFLVRILGLSKSLLVHKSHLRVRQYWQDGEWIVIGKGKEISAKRQKIGKSKQYVGDMYFHGEKNIENQNSHMVSTRTLKRKLSVGSYEPEAHLVYAPKRRQIEKRVSYPQTNSVIPSPTFEKVDSIVDPNVNFGEKIVCSSFNIATAEFSRMDAGCGSDSSLVDSTISVQDDSCASSVGSCSNSAIGYDAHNLPLSFSSQYTDNLGDYCSDAESSSGVDYVREGCFSFNLQLGVEFRKSEQQKYCSIVEDLYASGPLSWEDEEKLTNLRHMLHISDDEHLKHVEFKLMNKLLHQLHTMATVGGLRILFVEASCWRLAALFAKALKMTIHWVILIVVVNQWLYLAAWPLMVCTFSFGLKQRNSNYETEKQAAAFHVPMYEGRCYSCGLLSALLIVYKTILFLIFISVIMF, from the exons ATGAGATTCACAAAAGGGAGTAGAGTAGAGGTTTTTAGCACGAAGTACGTTCCAATGGGCGCTTGGCTTTGTGCTGAAATAATCAGTGGGAACGGCCATACTTATAGTGTCCAGTATGGCTGGTTTCCGTTGAATGAGGAAGAAGTAGTAGTGGAGAAAGTTGCTAGAAAGGTAATTAGGCCTTGTCCTCCTCCTGTGCAAGGGGAGGTCCGTTGGGTTCTTGGTGATCTTGTTGAGGTGTTTGATGATTGTTCGTGGAAAACTGCAAAAATTGTGAAAGCTATTGGTGATGATAACTTTTTGGTTAGGATACTTGGTTTGTCTAAGAGTCTGCTGGTTCATAAATCTCATTTAAGGGTTCGGCAGTACTGGCAAGATGGTGAATGGATCGTAATTGGGAAG GGTAAAGAAATCAGTGCTAAACGACAGAAAATTGGAAAGTCAAAGCAATATGTTGGAGATATGTATTTTCATGGGGAGAAAAATATCGAAAATCAAAACTCACATATGGTTTCAACAAGGACATTGAAGAGAAAATTATCCGTAGGCTCGTATGAACCTGAAGCTCATCTGGTTTACGCTCCAAAGAGGAGACAAATTGAAAAAAGAGTTAGTTATCCACAGACAAACTCAGTGATTCCTTCTCCAACTTTTGAAAAGGTAGATTCAATTGTTGATCCAAATGTAAATTTTGGTGAAAAAATTGTGTGCTCATCTTTTAATATTGCAACAGCTGAGTTTTCTAGGATGGATGCAGGTTGTGGAAGTGATAGTTCTCTTGTAGACTCCACAATTTCTGTGCAGGATGATAGTTGTGCATCGTCTGTTGGCAGCTGTAGTAATAGTGCAATAGGTTATGATGCTCATAACTTGCCTTTAAGTTTCTCTTCACAATATACTGACAATTTAGGGGATTACTGTAGTGATGCTGAATCATCTTCTGGAGTTGATTATGTCAGGGAAGGATGTTTCTCTTTCAATTTGCAATTGGGGGTAGAATTCCGTAAGTCAGAACAACAGAAATATTGTTCTATAGTTGAGGATTTATATGCTTCAGGGCCTTTGAGTTGGGAAGACGAAGAAAAATTGACAAATCTTCGTCATATGCTTCATATTTCAGATGACGAACATTTAAAG CATGTGGAGTTTAAGCTGATGAATAAGCTGCTTCACCAGCTCCATACCATGGCCACTGTTGGGGGCTTGCGTATCTTGTTTGTAGAGGCCTCATGTTGGAGGCTTGCTGCCTTGTTTGCAAAGGCCTTAAAGATGACGATTCATTGGGTTATTCTCATAGTGGTTGTAAACCAATGGTTGTATCTGGCTGCCTGGCCTTTG ATGGTTTGTACTTTTTCCTTCGGACTAAAGCAAAGGAATTCAAACTATGAAACAGAGAAGCAAGCTGCTGCCTTTCATGTTCCAATGTATGAGGGCCGTTGCTATTCCTGTGGTTTGCTATCTGCACTccttatagtttataaaacaattttgtttttgatattcATTTCAgtgataatgttttaa